A window of the Brachyhypopomus gauderio isolate BG-103 chromosome 14, BGAUD_0.2, whole genome shotgun sequence genome harbors these coding sequences:
- the fubp1 gene encoding far upstream element-binding protein 1 isoform X2, translating to MADYSSGAPPSSNAGGGMNDAFKDALQRARQIAAKIGGDGVAPPPSTNEFGYGGQKRPLEDADQPETKKVATSDPFASAMGGMGGMGGLPRPTSEEFKVPDGMVGFIIGRGGEQISRIQQESGCKIQIAPDSGGMPERSVTLTGSPDSILTAKRLLTEIVEKGRPSPFHHNDGPGMSVQEIMVPASKAGLVIGKGGETIKQLQERAGVKMVMIQDGPQNTGADKPLRISGDPFKVQQAKEMVLDLIRDQGFREQRGEYGSRMGGGGGGGGGGGDSLDVPVPRFAVGIVIGRNGEMIKKIQNDTGVRIQFKPDDGSTPERIAQIMGPPDRAQHAAEIISDLLRSVQAGGPPGHGGRGRGRGQGNWNMGPPGGLQEFSFTVPTMKTGLIIGKGGETIKSISQQSGARIELQRNPPPNADPSIKMFTVRGTPQQIDYARQLVEEKIGFLPTQGPVSPMGGPHGPPGPHGGPSPHGPPGPPGPPAPMGPYNPGPYNQGPPGPHVPPGPYQPQGWGNGYPHWQPGQPDPSVHGADKAAADANAAAWAAYYAQYQQQPQAPMTPTTAAPGTTQTNGQGDPQAPGQSAQTDYTKAWEEYYKKLGQQGQPAQDYTKAWEEYYKKQGQAAPQAAAASASQPGAQPDYSAAWAEYYRQQAAYYGQGGSQPMGAAPQAQQGQ from the exons ATGGCTGACTACTCCAGTGGGGCACCGCCGTCGTCGAACGCCGGTGGAGGGATGAACGACGCTTTTAAAGACGCACTTCAACGAGCAAGACAG ATAGCAGCAAAGATCGGAGGCGATGGTGTGGCCCCTCCTCCTTCCACCAACGAGTTTGGATACGGGGGGCAGAAACGGCCCCTGGAGGACGCTG ATCAACCAGAAACGAAAAAAGTTGCAACAAGTGACC CTTTTGCCTCTGCGATGGGTGGAATGGGAGGAATGGGTGGCCTTCCAAG GCCTACATCAGAAGAGTTCAAGGTTCCAGATGGCATGGTCGGCTTTA TTATTGGAAGAGGAGGGGAGCAGATATCAAGAATACAGCAAGAATCAGGATGCAAAATCCAGATTGCCCCAG ACAGCGGTGGGATGCCCGAGAGGTCTGTGACGTTAACAGGCTCTCCGGATTCAATCCT GACAGCGAAAAGGTTATTGACGGAGATTGTTGAGAAAGGCCGTCCCTCTCCGTTTCACCATAACGATGGTCCCGGGATGTCCGTCCAGGAGATAATGGTGCCGGCCTCCAAGGCAGGCCTGGTCATCGGCAAGGGAGGAGAGACCATCAAACAGTTACAG GAAAGAGCTGGAGTCAAGATGGTCATGATCCAGGATGGACCACAGAACACGGGGGCCGACAAACCTCTTAGGATTTCTGGAGATCCGTTCAAAGTTCAG CAAGCCAAAGAGATGGTGCTGGATCTGATCAGAGACCAAGGCTTCCGAGAGCAACGGGGGGAGTACGGCTCTCggatgggtggtggtggtggtggaggaggaggaggaggagacagtcTGGAC gtACCCGTGCCGCGATTCGCTGTGGGCATCGTGATTGGCAGGAACGGCGAGATGATTAAGAAGATTCAGAACGACACAGGGGTCCGGATCCAGTTCAAACCAG ATGATGGCAGTACTCCAGAGAGGATAGCTCAGATCATGGGCCCCCCCGACCGGGCACAGCATGCCGCAGAGATCATCTCAGACTTGCTGCGGAGCGTGCAGGCCGGGGGGCCTCCCGGGCACGGCGGCAGGGGCCGGGGGCGTGGCCAGGGCAACTGGAACATGGGTCCCCCCGGAGGCCTGCAGGAGTTCTCCTTCACGGTCCCCACTATGAAGACCGGCCTCATCATCGGGAAAG GGGGCGAGACCATTAAGAGCATAAGCCAGCAGTCTGGAGCCCGAATAGAGCTTCAGAGGAACCCTCCCCCCAACGCAGACCCCAGCATCAAGATGTTCACAGTGCGCGGGACCCCACAGCAGATCGACTACGCCAGGCAGCTGGTCGAGGAGAAGATAGGA TTTCTTCCCACGCAGGGCCCAGTAAGTCCCATGGGCGGTCCTCATGGCCCACCCGGGCCCCATGGAGGCCCCTCACCACATGGTCCTCCCGGTCCCCCTGGGCCCCCCGCTCCTATGGGCCCCTACAATCCTGGACCCTACAACCAGGGCCCGCCCGGACCACA TGTCCCTCCTGGGCCGTACCAGCCTCAGGGCTGGGGCAACGGATATCCTCACTGGCAACCCGGCCAGCCCGATCCCAGT gtgcacggtGCAGATAAAGCGGCGGCGGACGCCAACGCGGCGGCCTGGGCCGCCTACTACGCCCAgtaccagcagcagccccagGCCCCCATGACACCCACCACCGCCGCCCCGGGCACCACCCAGACCAACGGGCAAG GTGACCCGCAGGCTCCAGGTCAGAGCGCACAGACAGATTACACCAAGGCCTGGGAGGAATATTACAAGAAATTGG GTCAACAAGGCCAGCCGGCGCAGGACTACACGAAGGCCTGGGAGGAGTACTATAAGAAACAAG GCCAAGCCGCCCCCCAGGCTGCCGCTGCCAGCGCCTCCCAGCCCGGAGCCCAGCCGGACTACAGCGCCGCCTGGGCCGAGTATTACCGCCAGCAGGCCGCCTACTACGGCCAGGGCGGCTCTCAGCCGATGGGAGCAGCACCCCAGGCCCAGCAG GGCCAGTAA
- the fubp1 gene encoding far upstream element-binding protein 1 isoform X1 — MADYSSGAPPSSNAGGGMNDAFKDALQRARQIAAKIGGDGVAPPPSTNEFGYGGQKRPLEDADQPETKKVATSDPFASAMGGMGGMGGLPRPTSEEFKVPDGMVGFIIGRGGEQISRIQQESGCKIQIAPDSGGMPERSVTLTGSPDSILTAKRLLTEIVEKGRPSPFHHNDGPGMSVQEIMVPASKAGLVIGKGGETIKQLQERAGVKMVMIQDGPQNTGADKPLRISGDPFKVQQAKEMVLDLIRDQGFREQRGEYGSRMGGGGGGGGGGGDSLDVPVPRFAVGIVIGRNGEMIKKIQNDTGVRIQFKPDDGSTPERIAQIMGPPDRAQHAAEIISDLLRSVQAGGPPGHGGRGRGRGQGNWNMGPPGGLQEFSFTVPTMKTGLIIGKGGETIKSISQQSGARIELQRNPPPNADPSIKMFTVRGTPQQIDYARQLVEEKIGFLPTQGPVSPMGGPHGPPGPHGGPSPHGPPGPPGPPAPMGPYNPGPYNQGPPGPHVPPGPYQPQGWGNGYPHWQPGQPDPSVHGADKAAADANAAAWAAYYAQYQQQPQAPMTPTTAAPGTTQTNGQGDPQAPGQSAQTDYTKAWEEYYKKLGQQGQPAQDYTKAWEEYYKKQGQAAPQAAAASASQPGAQPDYSAAWAEYYRQQAAYYGQGGSQPMGAAPQAQQVCPY; from the exons ATGGCTGACTACTCCAGTGGGGCACCGCCGTCGTCGAACGCCGGTGGAGGGATGAACGACGCTTTTAAAGACGCACTTCAACGAGCAAGACAG ATAGCAGCAAAGATCGGAGGCGATGGTGTGGCCCCTCCTCCTTCCACCAACGAGTTTGGATACGGGGGGCAGAAACGGCCCCTGGAGGACGCTG ATCAACCAGAAACGAAAAAAGTTGCAACAAGTGACC CTTTTGCCTCTGCGATGGGTGGAATGGGAGGAATGGGTGGCCTTCCAAG GCCTACATCAGAAGAGTTCAAGGTTCCAGATGGCATGGTCGGCTTTA TTATTGGAAGAGGAGGGGAGCAGATATCAAGAATACAGCAAGAATCAGGATGCAAAATCCAGATTGCCCCAG ACAGCGGTGGGATGCCCGAGAGGTCTGTGACGTTAACAGGCTCTCCGGATTCAATCCT GACAGCGAAAAGGTTATTGACGGAGATTGTTGAGAAAGGCCGTCCCTCTCCGTTTCACCATAACGATGGTCCCGGGATGTCCGTCCAGGAGATAATGGTGCCGGCCTCCAAGGCAGGCCTGGTCATCGGCAAGGGAGGAGAGACCATCAAACAGTTACAG GAAAGAGCTGGAGTCAAGATGGTCATGATCCAGGATGGACCACAGAACACGGGGGCCGACAAACCTCTTAGGATTTCTGGAGATCCGTTCAAAGTTCAG CAAGCCAAAGAGATGGTGCTGGATCTGATCAGAGACCAAGGCTTCCGAGAGCAACGGGGGGAGTACGGCTCTCggatgggtggtggtggtggtggaggaggaggaggaggagacagtcTGGAC gtACCCGTGCCGCGATTCGCTGTGGGCATCGTGATTGGCAGGAACGGCGAGATGATTAAGAAGATTCAGAACGACACAGGGGTCCGGATCCAGTTCAAACCAG ATGATGGCAGTACTCCAGAGAGGATAGCTCAGATCATGGGCCCCCCCGACCGGGCACAGCATGCCGCAGAGATCATCTCAGACTTGCTGCGGAGCGTGCAGGCCGGGGGGCCTCCCGGGCACGGCGGCAGGGGCCGGGGGCGTGGCCAGGGCAACTGGAACATGGGTCCCCCCGGAGGCCTGCAGGAGTTCTCCTTCACGGTCCCCACTATGAAGACCGGCCTCATCATCGGGAAAG GGGGCGAGACCATTAAGAGCATAAGCCAGCAGTCTGGAGCCCGAATAGAGCTTCAGAGGAACCCTCCCCCCAACGCAGACCCCAGCATCAAGATGTTCACAGTGCGCGGGACCCCACAGCAGATCGACTACGCCAGGCAGCTGGTCGAGGAGAAGATAGGA TTTCTTCCCACGCAGGGCCCAGTAAGTCCCATGGGCGGTCCTCATGGCCCACCCGGGCCCCATGGAGGCCCCTCACCACATGGTCCTCCCGGTCCCCCTGGGCCCCCCGCTCCTATGGGCCCCTACAATCCTGGACCCTACAACCAGGGCCCGCCCGGACCACA TGTCCCTCCTGGGCCGTACCAGCCTCAGGGCTGGGGCAACGGATATCCTCACTGGCAACCCGGCCAGCCCGATCCCAGT gtgcacggtGCAGATAAAGCGGCGGCGGACGCCAACGCGGCGGCCTGGGCCGCCTACTACGCCCAgtaccagcagcagccccagGCCCCCATGACACCCACCACCGCCGCCCCGGGCACCACCCAGACCAACGGGCAAG GTGACCCGCAGGCTCCAGGTCAGAGCGCACAGACAGATTACACCAAGGCCTGGGAGGAATATTACAAGAAATTGG GTCAACAAGGCCAGCCGGCGCAGGACTACACGAAGGCCTGGGAGGAGTACTATAAGAAACAAG GCCAAGCCGCCCCCCAGGCTGCCGCTGCCAGCGCCTCCCAGCCCGGAGCCCAGCCGGACTACAGCGCCGCCTGGGCCGAGTATTACCGCCAGCAGGCCGCCTACTACGGCCAGGGCGGCTCTCAGCCGATGGGAGCAGCACCCCAGGCCCAGCAGGTATGCCCCTACTAA
- the fubp1 gene encoding far upstream element-binding protein 1 isoform X5 produces MADYSSGAPPSSNAGGGMNDAFKDALQRARQIAAKIGGDGVAPPPSTNEFGYGGQKRPLEDADQPETKKVATSDPFASAMGGMGGMGGLPRPTSEEFKVPDGMVGFIIGRGGEQISRIQQESGCKIQIAPDSGGMPERSVTLTGSPDSILTAKRLLTEIVEKGRPSPFHHNDGPGMSVQEIMVPASKAGLVIGKGGETIKQLQERAGVKMVMIQDGPQNTGADKPLRISGDPFKVQQAKEMVLDLIRDQGFREQRGEYGSRMGGGGGGGGGGGDSLDVPVPRFAVGIVIGRNGEMIKKIQNDTGVRIQFKPDDGSTPERIAQIMGPPDRAQHAAEIISDLLRSVQAGGPPGHGGRGRGRGQGNWNMGPPGGLQEFSFTVPTMKTGLIIGKGGETIKSISQQSGARIELQRNPPPNADPSIKMFTVRGTPQQIDYARQLVEEKIGGPVSPMGGPHGPPGPHGGPSPHGPPGPPGPPAPMGPYNPGPYNQGPPGPHVPPGPYQPQGWGNGYPHWQPGQPDPSVHGADKAAADANAAAWAAYYAQYQQQPQAPMTPTTAAPGTTQTNGQGQQGQPAQDYTKAWEEYYKKQGQAAPQAAAASASQPGAQPDYSAAWAEYYRQQAAYYGQGGSQPMGAAPQAQQVCPY; encoded by the exons ATGGCTGACTACTCCAGTGGGGCACCGCCGTCGTCGAACGCCGGTGGAGGGATGAACGACGCTTTTAAAGACGCACTTCAACGAGCAAGACAG ATAGCAGCAAAGATCGGAGGCGATGGTGTGGCCCCTCCTCCTTCCACCAACGAGTTTGGATACGGGGGGCAGAAACGGCCCCTGGAGGACGCTG ATCAACCAGAAACGAAAAAAGTTGCAACAAGTGACC CTTTTGCCTCTGCGATGGGTGGAATGGGAGGAATGGGTGGCCTTCCAAG GCCTACATCAGAAGAGTTCAAGGTTCCAGATGGCATGGTCGGCTTTA TTATTGGAAGAGGAGGGGAGCAGATATCAAGAATACAGCAAGAATCAGGATGCAAAATCCAGATTGCCCCAG ACAGCGGTGGGATGCCCGAGAGGTCTGTGACGTTAACAGGCTCTCCGGATTCAATCCT GACAGCGAAAAGGTTATTGACGGAGATTGTTGAGAAAGGCCGTCCCTCTCCGTTTCACCATAACGATGGTCCCGGGATGTCCGTCCAGGAGATAATGGTGCCGGCCTCCAAGGCAGGCCTGGTCATCGGCAAGGGAGGAGAGACCATCAAACAGTTACAG GAAAGAGCTGGAGTCAAGATGGTCATGATCCAGGATGGACCACAGAACACGGGGGCCGACAAACCTCTTAGGATTTCTGGAGATCCGTTCAAAGTTCAG CAAGCCAAAGAGATGGTGCTGGATCTGATCAGAGACCAAGGCTTCCGAGAGCAACGGGGGGAGTACGGCTCTCggatgggtggtggtggtggtggaggaggaggaggaggagacagtcTGGAC gtACCCGTGCCGCGATTCGCTGTGGGCATCGTGATTGGCAGGAACGGCGAGATGATTAAGAAGATTCAGAACGACACAGGGGTCCGGATCCAGTTCAAACCAG ATGATGGCAGTACTCCAGAGAGGATAGCTCAGATCATGGGCCCCCCCGACCGGGCACAGCATGCCGCAGAGATCATCTCAGACTTGCTGCGGAGCGTGCAGGCCGGGGGGCCTCCCGGGCACGGCGGCAGGGGCCGGGGGCGTGGCCAGGGCAACTGGAACATGGGTCCCCCCGGAGGCCTGCAGGAGTTCTCCTTCACGGTCCCCACTATGAAGACCGGCCTCATCATCGGGAAAG GGGGCGAGACCATTAAGAGCATAAGCCAGCAGTCTGGAGCCCGAATAGAGCTTCAGAGGAACCCTCCCCCCAACGCAGACCCCAGCATCAAGATGTTCACAGTGCGCGGGACCCCACAGCAGATCGACTACGCCAGGCAGCTGGTCGAGGAGAAGATAGGA GGCCCAGTAAGTCCCATGGGCGGTCCTCATGGCCCACCCGGGCCCCATGGAGGCCCCTCACCACATGGTCCTCCCGGTCCCCCTGGGCCCCCCGCTCCTATGGGCCCCTACAATCCTGGACCCTACAACCAGGGCCCGCCCGGACCACA TGTCCCTCCTGGGCCGTACCAGCCTCAGGGCTGGGGCAACGGATATCCTCACTGGCAACCCGGCCAGCCCGATCCCAGT gtgcacggtGCAGATAAAGCGGCGGCGGACGCCAACGCGGCGGCCTGGGCCGCCTACTACGCCCAgtaccagcagcagccccagGCCCCCATGACACCCACCACCGCCGCCCCGGGCACCACCCAGACCAACGGGCAAG GTCAACAAGGCCAGCCGGCGCAGGACTACACGAAGGCCTGGGAGGAGTACTATAAGAAACAAG GCCAAGCCGCCCCCCAGGCTGCCGCTGCCAGCGCCTCCCAGCCCGGAGCCCAGCCGGACTACAGCGCCGCCTGGGCCGAGTATTACCGCCAGCAGGCCGCCTACTACGGCCAGGGCGGCTCTCAGCCGATGGGAGCAGCACCCCAGGCCCAGCAGGTATGCCCCTACTAA
- the fubp1 gene encoding far upstream element-binding protein 1 isoform X3 — protein sequence MADYSSGAPPSSNAGGGMNDAFKDALQRARQIAAKIGGDGVAPPPSTNEFGYGGQKRPLEDADQPETKKVATSDPFASAMGGMGGMGGLPRPTSEEFKVPDGMVGFIIGRGGEQISRIQQESGCKIQIAPDSGGMPERSVTLTGSPDSILTAKRLLTEIVEKGRPSPFHHNDGPGMSVQEIMVPASKAGLVIGKGGETIKQLQERAGVKMVMIQDGPQNTGADKPLRISGDPFKVQQAKEMVLDLIRDQGFREQRGEYGSRMGGGGGGGGGGGDSLDVPVPRFAVGIVIGRNGEMIKKIQNDTGVRIQFKPDDGSTPERIAQIMGPPDRAQHAAEIISDLLRSVQAGGPPGHGGRGRGRGQGNWNMGPPGGLQEFSFTVPTMKTGLIIGKGGETIKSISQQSGARIELQRNPPPNADPSIKMFTVRGTPQQIDYARQLVEEKIGGPVSPMGGPHGPPGPHGGPSPHGPPGPPGPPAPMGPYNPGPYNQGPPGPHVPPGPYQPQGWGNGYPHWQPGQPDPSVHGADKAAADANAAAWAAYYAQYQQQPQAPMTPTTAAPGTTQTNGQGDPQAPGQSAQTDYTKAWEEYYKKLGQQGQPAQDYTKAWEEYYKKQGQAAPQAAAASASQPGAQPDYSAAWAEYYRQQAAYYGQGGSQPMGAAPQAQQVCPY from the exons ATGGCTGACTACTCCAGTGGGGCACCGCCGTCGTCGAACGCCGGTGGAGGGATGAACGACGCTTTTAAAGACGCACTTCAACGAGCAAGACAG ATAGCAGCAAAGATCGGAGGCGATGGTGTGGCCCCTCCTCCTTCCACCAACGAGTTTGGATACGGGGGGCAGAAACGGCCCCTGGAGGACGCTG ATCAACCAGAAACGAAAAAAGTTGCAACAAGTGACC CTTTTGCCTCTGCGATGGGTGGAATGGGAGGAATGGGTGGCCTTCCAAG GCCTACATCAGAAGAGTTCAAGGTTCCAGATGGCATGGTCGGCTTTA TTATTGGAAGAGGAGGGGAGCAGATATCAAGAATACAGCAAGAATCAGGATGCAAAATCCAGATTGCCCCAG ACAGCGGTGGGATGCCCGAGAGGTCTGTGACGTTAACAGGCTCTCCGGATTCAATCCT GACAGCGAAAAGGTTATTGACGGAGATTGTTGAGAAAGGCCGTCCCTCTCCGTTTCACCATAACGATGGTCCCGGGATGTCCGTCCAGGAGATAATGGTGCCGGCCTCCAAGGCAGGCCTGGTCATCGGCAAGGGAGGAGAGACCATCAAACAGTTACAG GAAAGAGCTGGAGTCAAGATGGTCATGATCCAGGATGGACCACAGAACACGGGGGCCGACAAACCTCTTAGGATTTCTGGAGATCCGTTCAAAGTTCAG CAAGCCAAAGAGATGGTGCTGGATCTGATCAGAGACCAAGGCTTCCGAGAGCAACGGGGGGAGTACGGCTCTCggatgggtggtggtggtggtggaggaggaggaggaggagacagtcTGGAC gtACCCGTGCCGCGATTCGCTGTGGGCATCGTGATTGGCAGGAACGGCGAGATGATTAAGAAGATTCAGAACGACACAGGGGTCCGGATCCAGTTCAAACCAG ATGATGGCAGTACTCCAGAGAGGATAGCTCAGATCATGGGCCCCCCCGACCGGGCACAGCATGCCGCAGAGATCATCTCAGACTTGCTGCGGAGCGTGCAGGCCGGGGGGCCTCCCGGGCACGGCGGCAGGGGCCGGGGGCGTGGCCAGGGCAACTGGAACATGGGTCCCCCCGGAGGCCTGCAGGAGTTCTCCTTCACGGTCCCCACTATGAAGACCGGCCTCATCATCGGGAAAG GGGGCGAGACCATTAAGAGCATAAGCCAGCAGTCTGGAGCCCGAATAGAGCTTCAGAGGAACCCTCCCCCCAACGCAGACCCCAGCATCAAGATGTTCACAGTGCGCGGGACCCCACAGCAGATCGACTACGCCAGGCAGCTGGTCGAGGAGAAGATAGGA GGCCCAGTAAGTCCCATGGGCGGTCCTCATGGCCCACCCGGGCCCCATGGAGGCCCCTCACCACATGGTCCTCCCGGTCCCCCTGGGCCCCCCGCTCCTATGGGCCCCTACAATCCTGGACCCTACAACCAGGGCCCGCCCGGACCACA TGTCCCTCCTGGGCCGTACCAGCCTCAGGGCTGGGGCAACGGATATCCTCACTGGCAACCCGGCCAGCCCGATCCCAGT gtgcacggtGCAGATAAAGCGGCGGCGGACGCCAACGCGGCGGCCTGGGCCGCCTACTACGCCCAgtaccagcagcagccccagGCCCCCATGACACCCACCACCGCCGCCCCGGGCACCACCCAGACCAACGGGCAAG GTGACCCGCAGGCTCCAGGTCAGAGCGCACAGACAGATTACACCAAGGCCTGGGAGGAATATTACAAGAAATTGG GTCAACAAGGCCAGCCGGCGCAGGACTACACGAAGGCCTGGGAGGAGTACTATAAGAAACAAG GCCAAGCCGCCCCCCAGGCTGCCGCTGCCAGCGCCTCCCAGCCCGGAGCCCAGCCGGACTACAGCGCCGCCTGGGCCGAGTATTACCGCCAGCAGGCCGCCTACTACGGCCAGGGCGGCTCTCAGCCGATGGGAGCAGCACCCCAGGCCCAGCAGGTATGCCCCTACTAA
- the fubp1 gene encoding far upstream element-binding protein 1 isoform X4 — protein sequence MADYSSGAPPSSNAGGGMNDAFKDALQRARQIAAKIGGDGVAPPPSTNEFGYGGQKRPLEDADQPETKKVATSDPFASAMGGMGGMGGLPRPTSEEFKVPDGMVGFIIGRGGEQISRIQQESGCKIQIAPDSGGMPERSVTLTGSPDSILTAKRLLTEIVEKGRPSPFHHNDGPGMSVQEIMVPASKAGLVIGKGGETIKQLQERAGVKMVMIQDGPQNTGADKPLRISGDPFKVQQAKEMVLDLIRDQGFREQRGEYGSRMGGGGGGGGGGGDSLDVPVPRFAVGIVIGRNGEMIKKIQNDTGVRIQFKPDDGSTPERIAQIMGPPDRAQHAAEIISDLLRSVQAGGPPGHGGRGRGRGQGNWNMGPPGGLQEFSFTVPTMKTGLIIGKGGETIKSISQQSGARIELQRNPPPNADPSIKMFTVRGTPQQIDYARQLVEEKIGFLPTQGPVSPMGGPHGPPGPHGGPSPHGPPGPPGPPAPMGPYNPGPYNQGPPGPHVPPGPYQPQGWGNGYPHWQPGQPDPSVHGADKAAADANAAAWAAYYAQYQQQPQAPMTPTTAAPGTTQTNGQGQQGQPAQDYTKAWEEYYKKQGQAAPQAAAASASQPGAQPDYSAAWAEYYRQQAAYYGQGGSQPMGAAPQAQQVCPY from the exons ATGGCTGACTACTCCAGTGGGGCACCGCCGTCGTCGAACGCCGGTGGAGGGATGAACGACGCTTTTAAAGACGCACTTCAACGAGCAAGACAG ATAGCAGCAAAGATCGGAGGCGATGGTGTGGCCCCTCCTCCTTCCACCAACGAGTTTGGATACGGGGGGCAGAAACGGCCCCTGGAGGACGCTG ATCAACCAGAAACGAAAAAAGTTGCAACAAGTGACC CTTTTGCCTCTGCGATGGGTGGAATGGGAGGAATGGGTGGCCTTCCAAG GCCTACATCAGAAGAGTTCAAGGTTCCAGATGGCATGGTCGGCTTTA TTATTGGAAGAGGAGGGGAGCAGATATCAAGAATACAGCAAGAATCAGGATGCAAAATCCAGATTGCCCCAG ACAGCGGTGGGATGCCCGAGAGGTCTGTGACGTTAACAGGCTCTCCGGATTCAATCCT GACAGCGAAAAGGTTATTGACGGAGATTGTTGAGAAAGGCCGTCCCTCTCCGTTTCACCATAACGATGGTCCCGGGATGTCCGTCCAGGAGATAATGGTGCCGGCCTCCAAGGCAGGCCTGGTCATCGGCAAGGGAGGAGAGACCATCAAACAGTTACAG GAAAGAGCTGGAGTCAAGATGGTCATGATCCAGGATGGACCACAGAACACGGGGGCCGACAAACCTCTTAGGATTTCTGGAGATCCGTTCAAAGTTCAG CAAGCCAAAGAGATGGTGCTGGATCTGATCAGAGACCAAGGCTTCCGAGAGCAACGGGGGGAGTACGGCTCTCggatgggtggtggtggtggtggaggaggaggaggaggagacagtcTGGAC gtACCCGTGCCGCGATTCGCTGTGGGCATCGTGATTGGCAGGAACGGCGAGATGATTAAGAAGATTCAGAACGACACAGGGGTCCGGATCCAGTTCAAACCAG ATGATGGCAGTACTCCAGAGAGGATAGCTCAGATCATGGGCCCCCCCGACCGGGCACAGCATGCCGCAGAGATCATCTCAGACTTGCTGCGGAGCGTGCAGGCCGGGGGGCCTCCCGGGCACGGCGGCAGGGGCCGGGGGCGTGGCCAGGGCAACTGGAACATGGGTCCCCCCGGAGGCCTGCAGGAGTTCTCCTTCACGGTCCCCACTATGAAGACCGGCCTCATCATCGGGAAAG GGGGCGAGACCATTAAGAGCATAAGCCAGCAGTCTGGAGCCCGAATAGAGCTTCAGAGGAACCCTCCCCCCAACGCAGACCCCAGCATCAAGATGTTCACAGTGCGCGGGACCCCACAGCAGATCGACTACGCCAGGCAGCTGGTCGAGGAGAAGATAGGA TTTCTTCCCACGCAGGGCCCAGTAAGTCCCATGGGCGGTCCTCATGGCCCACCCGGGCCCCATGGAGGCCCCTCACCACATGGTCCTCCCGGTCCCCCTGGGCCCCCCGCTCCTATGGGCCCCTACAATCCTGGACCCTACAACCAGGGCCCGCCCGGACCACA TGTCCCTCCTGGGCCGTACCAGCCTCAGGGCTGGGGCAACGGATATCCTCACTGGCAACCCGGCCAGCCCGATCCCAGT gtgcacggtGCAGATAAAGCGGCGGCGGACGCCAACGCGGCGGCCTGGGCCGCCTACTACGCCCAgtaccagcagcagccccagGCCCCCATGACACCCACCACCGCCGCCCCGGGCACCACCCAGACCAACGGGCAAG GTCAACAAGGCCAGCCGGCGCAGGACTACACGAAGGCCTGGGAGGAGTACTATAAGAAACAAG GCCAAGCCGCCCCCCAGGCTGCCGCTGCCAGCGCCTCCCAGCCCGGAGCCCAGCCGGACTACAGCGCCGCCTGGGCCGAGTATTACCGCCAGCAGGCCGCCTACTACGGCCAGGGCGGCTCTCAGCCGATGGGAGCAGCACCCCAGGCCCAGCAGGTATGCCCCTACTAA